CTGGCAGCCCTTTTTTGGCACCTTTTCCATAGACTGATTCATCCGAATGAATAGCTGTGTAGCCGTAATGTTGAGCCACGCCTTCAATATCAGCACTATTATCATTTGTATCTAGTAAATAAGCAGCCAATAAAACATCAAACTTAATCCCTTGTGGTTTTCCGACATAGCGATTTAGTGATACATAGGTCCGTTTTGCATCATATACAGTTTTCTTATAGTTATCTGATAATACCCAATCAACAAATGGTTTACTTTCAAATAGCTCTAAACTATTTGTCACGTATACTTTTTCTTTATTGCCCCAAGCAACTCCTACGATAGGAGAGGTATGGTAATTTTCTTCCATCATTTCAACATATAAGGCCATATCATCTGTAAACATTTCTTCAGTGAACGTATCCACTACATCGAAATGAACATCTTCAAGTTCAACAGCTTCTTCTTCAACATTTAATTTGCTTAACATTTGCTTGAATTCCATTTCCTTATAGAATGGAATCAGTTTTTCTAGATCTTTTCCTTCATATTTCAATTCATCGATGTCGACTTTGACTGGAGAATCAACATTGATTGTCGCTAAACGCTTAGACATGAAGGCTTGCTCTTTATCATTGATTAAGTTTTCTTTCATTTTACTTGGTTTCATGCTGTCGATGTTTTCATAAACACCTTCAACTGAACCAAATTCTTTCAATAATTTGATTGCTGTTTTCTCACCAATTTTTGTAACACCTGGAATATTATCTGATGTATCTCCAGCAAGACCTTTCATATCGATGATCTGATTAGGTGTTAGGCCATCATATTTTTCAGCTACATGTGCTGGTGTATAAGTTTCGAGATCACTAACACCTTTGATCGTAATGTCAACTTTGACTGAATCTGTCGCCAATTGCGTTAAATCTCGATCTCCAGACAACACAACAACATCAAATTGGTCTTTTGGCACTTTAGTAGCCAATGTTCCGATAATATCATCTGCTTCATAATTTTCTAGCTCATAATACTTCACGCCTAAACCAGTCAGCAATTCGCGAATATAAGGCATTTGCTCTTTAAATTCTCCTGGCGTTTTTGAACGACCTGCTTTGTATTCTGAATAAAATTCGGTTCTAAAGGTTGTCTTCCCAGCATCAAATGCGACTAAAACATGCGTCGGATTTTCTTTAGCCATGACGTTTTCAAACATATTATTAAACGCATAAACGGCATTGGTATGTAACCCATTTTTATTTTTAAATCGTTCTAGGGAATTGTGCAAAGCAAAAAATGCTCGAAAGGCAACACTGTTTCCATCAACTAATAATAACTTATTTTTTGTCATCTTTTTTCTCCTCATCTTCAGCAAACTGGTTTCCTATCTATTCTAACAAAAAACTGTCAACTTTGCAGTAGGAAGGAACTAAAGTTCGCAAAGCTGCATTGAATACAAAAGAAAACCCGCTCTGCACACTCAGAGCGGGTCAAATTAGGAGTTCACACAAATGAAATTGTTTTTGTAGCAATTGTCTTTCTTCTATGTCCTTATAGTACAAGTAATTTGTGAACATTGTATGAACGAAAAATTTCTAAAATGTAACTTTTTTTAGGAAAAATCGGCCTATATTTCTATTTATACCGAAATCTTTAACTCTAAGGCAAGATATTTCCAGCCGCACGGTAAATTTCATACCATTCTTCTCTACTTAAAACAATCTCTGATGCTTTAGCAATTTCTGCGATTCGTCCTTTATTCATTGTTCCTGCGATCACCTGCATTTGGGCTGGATGCCGTAAAATCCACGCAGTTGCAAGACCTGTAGCTGTACAATTATGTTTTTCAGCGATTTTATCTAACGTGGCATTCAGCTCTGAAAATGTTTCATTTCCAATAAAAACACCTTCGAAGAAACCGTACTGATAAGGTGACCAAGCTTGGATGGTCATTTGATTTAAACGAGAATAATCTAAAATACTGCCATCATGATCTACACTTGCTTCATCTGTCATATTTACATGGATACCTTGATCGATCATTCCAGTATGTTTAATTCCAAATTGCAACTGATTTGCTAATAATGGTTGTTTTACTGTTTTTTTCAATAAATCGATTTGCATTGGTTTTTGATTGCTGACACCAAAATATTTCACTTTGCCTTGTGCTTCGAGCTGATCAAAAGCAGCCGCAACTTCTTCTGGTTCAACAAGTGTATCTGGTCGATGAAGTAATAATGCATCGATATAATCCACACCTAAACGTTTTAAACTGCCTTCAACGGAAGAAATGATATGTTCTTTTGAAAAGTCAAACATACCTTTACGAATCCCGCATTTTGTTTGAATAATAATTTCTTCTCTTTTGATCGATGTTTCTTTTAATGCTTTACCAAAAATCGTTTCGCACTCGCCACCGCCATAAATATCTGCATGATCAAAAAAATCGATACCGTGCTCATACGCTGTCTCAATAATTTCTGCTGGTTTTTCAACTCCATTCATTCTCATACAACCAAGAATCACTGATGCCGCTTGTAAATCACTTGTCCCAAATTGAATTTTTTTCACAGGAAACCCTCCTAAAATTGTATTCACTTATTTAGTTTAACACATTTTCTTGAAAGGGCTTCATTTCATCACTTTTTTTATTAGTTTTTCGACCTGGTAAAGTGTTTTTTCTGAAAAACCTGCTTCAATTAATAACGTAGGCTGAGGATATTTCCGATGTAAAGATTGATATACAACTGTGGTTAAAATAATATCCGCATATGAAATAGATTTCGAAGTTCTTGCGTAGATTATAGTTAAATTGAATTTATGCATAAAAAAGTGAGTGATTCTTTTCCCTAGTTTTGTTTCCATCTCAAGTGGTAAATCAGTCATTAAACAGATAAAAATTCTTTTTTCAAAAGAGACTGGAGAAATGAGCGAGCTTACAATCATAAAATAACGATACCATATTGTATCTTTGGGAATCCGCTGATAATAGTCGTTTTCTTGCATCAATTCATTTACAGCTAAACTAAGTTTACGAGTAAAATTAGGATAATTCTCTGTAAAAAGCATTTTTAAATATTTTTTTTCAAAAGGAAAACCTGAAAGTAATTCATAATATAAATGAAAGCTTAAAAATGCTACCAAGCTCTCTTTTGAGTGACTTAATTTTCCTCCGAAAGAGATGTGTCTCAATTTACTATTTGCTGTCAGCGTCCGTAAATAACAAGTTGTTTTCTTTAAATAATGTTCCCCAATAAGAAATATCTGGTTGTTTGATCCAAAATATGGTAAAAAATAGGCTTGGATCATTAAATACAAATAGACCAACTCTTCAAAATCTAAATTAGTAGCACTGCCTTCTGAATCCATAACAGCCATAAATTTAGAAAAAGTAGCGCTATTTTCGATATACTGCTTCCAACTCTTTTTGATCCAAACTTTATTGCCACCTTGATAACGCCAAAAAGCTATTTGAGTGATTCGAGTTATCGTTTCTTTTTGCAGATCATTGATTTTCATATTAAAAAAAGAAATAAATTTAATAGCAAGTTCGCGACTATTTTCTATTGTACATAACAAAGATTGTGGTTTCGTTTCTTGGTAAGCAAACCAATAAAATGGAAAACCAATGCTCTAATTTGTTCTTCTTCTCCTATAAGCTCCCAGGTTCCTCGCTTTAAATGTAAGTTAAATTTTTTCAACCAGCCATTTATTTTCTTTGCTCGCCTTCTAAGGCTAGACTCACTCACTAACATACTACCTATTAGTTGTTTTGTAGTAACATTTTTCTCTTCAATAATTGTTTTTAGAAAAATGATTTCGGGAAGATCATTTAAATATTGAACTAAAAAAAACTCCAAATATTGGTCATCCTGCCTTTTCAAATAGAATTGGTTTCTATCACGACAGCCAATGGCTAATTGCTGTTCTAATTGATAGCGTTTGAATAGCTTTTTCAATTTTTTTATTGCCCTTATTATTGTTTTTGAATTTATTCCTAATTCTTTTGACAGTGTATCTAGTGACTTGCTATTATCCGTATATCTTAACGCATTAAACAAGCCAAGTAATTTCTTTGATTCAACATCAAAAATTTCATTATAAT
The DNA window shown above is from Enterococcus sp. 12C11_DIV0727 and carries:
- the polA gene encoding DNA polymerase I, coding for MTKNKLLLVDGNSVAFRAFFALHNSLERFKNKNGLHTNAVYAFNNMFENVMAKENPTHVLVAFDAGKTTFRTEFYSEYKAGRSKTPGEFKEQMPYIRELLTGLGVKYYELENYEADDIIGTLATKVPKDQFDVVVLSGDRDLTQLATDSVKVDITIKGVSDLETYTPAHVAEKYDGLTPNQIIDMKGLAGDTSDNIPGVTKIGEKTAIKLLKEFGSVEGVYENIDSMKPSKMKENLINDKEQAFMSKRLATINVDSPVKVDIDELKYEGKDLEKLIPFYKEMEFKQMLSKLNVEEEAVELEDVHFDVVDTFTEEMFTDDMALYVEMMEENYHTSPIVGVAWGNKEKVYVTNSLELFESKPFVDWVLSDNYKKTVYDAKRTYVSLNRYVGKPQGIKFDVLLAAYLLDTNDNSADIEGVAQHYGYTAIHSDESVYGKGAKKGLPEDDEAFFSHLARKVKAIQFLFAKLDTELVEKNQADLFYKMELPLSKILGDMEITGIRVDANRLKEMRIEFSDRLREIEQKIYAEAGEEFNLNSPKQLGVILFEKKGLPVIKKTKTGYSTAVDVLEQLKEQAPIVEDILVYRQIAKIQSTYVEGLLKVIQPDDKIHTRYVQTLTQTGRLSSVDPNLQNIPIRLEEGRKIREAFVPREKDWLIFSSDYSQIELRVLAHISDDQHLKEAFIEGQDIHSSTAMRVFGIEKPEDVTPNMRRQAKAVNFGIVYGISDYGLSQNLGITRKQAQEYIDTYFEKYPGVKKYMEDIVRDAKDKGFVETLYNRRRYLPDINSRNFNLRSFAERTAINTPIQGSAADILKIAMINMDQRLKEEKMQATMLLQVHDELVFEAPEAELDQLNALVKEVMENAVSLHVPLLTDSSWGKTWYEAK
- a CDS encoding aldo/keto reductase, which encodes MKKIQFGTSDLQAASVILGCMRMNGVEKPAEIIETAYEHGIDFFDHADIYGGGECETIFGKALKETSIKREEIIIQTKCGIRKGMFDFSKEHIISSVEGSLKRLGVDYIDALLLHRPDTLVEPEEVAAAFDQLEAQGKVKYFGVSNQKPMQIDLLKKTVKQPLLANQLQFGIKHTGMIDQGIHVNMTDEASVDHDGSILDYSRLNQMTIQAWSPYQYGFFEGVFIGNETFSELNATLDKIAEKHNCTATGLATAWILRHPAQMQVIAGTMNKGRIAEIAKASEIVLSREEWYEIYRAAGNILP
- a CDS encoding helix-turn-helix domain-containing protein, with the translated sequence MDYNEIFDVESKKLLGLFNALRYTDNSKSLDTLSKELGINSKTIIRAIKKLKKLFKRYQLEQQLAIGCRDRNQFYLKRQDDQYLEFFLVQYLNDLPEIIFLKTIIEEKNVTTKQLIGSMLVSESSLRRRAKKINGWLKKFNLHLKRGTWELIGEEEQIRALVFHFIGLLTKKRNHNLCYVQ